The Pseudalkalibacillus hwajinpoensis DNA window AGCACCAGGGATATGCGCTTCCTTTAGCAGGTAAACACTATCCATATTTTTCGCCAGTCGGTTTGTATTTTCAAGGTTTCTCTTAATTTCTGATTGAATAAAACGGGACAATGCCTCACTCTCTTCATTGGTAGGATTGTAAAAGGTTTGAGCACCACTCCACCGTGATGATGGTATAGCATTTAAATGAATACTAACAAACATGTCATTATTTGAATCATTAATGAGACCTACGCGATTCCGTAAATCTTCAGCTTTTCGATTACTAAGACCTTTTGTATCTTCAGATGCTAAATCGTTATCTGCCTCTCGTGTCATAATGACGAGTGCTCCCGCTTCCTGGAGATAATCCCGCAGCTTTATTGATATTGTCAGAGCAATATCTTTCTCAATTACATTACCACCGACTGCTCCTCCGTCAGGACCGCCATGCCCCGGGTCAATTACAATGATTTGCCCGGATAGAGGAAGGTGCCAGGCATCCCAGGAATCATCAATGGCAAATTTGTAGTTAATAACTAAAAGCAAAACTATAATACCAGCGGCAACTCCCATGCGTTTCCACCATTTTTTCATTCTGTTTTAACCCCGCCCTCGATTCTGTCCTACTTTATCTATATGGGACAAGAGACGGAAATAGTCGTGGAACCTTGCGCATTATTGGAGTCGGAGACGACGCCTCATAACCCCTTTTTCACATCCTTCTTTCCACCAGTTAGAAACAAAGACATCACAGGCAATTTGAAGAGATTCTTCATATCCTTCTGAAGTTTTCCAGAAGAGCCAGTAATCAAACAAGGCTTCGATTAAAGCTTTCTCTAATGCAAAACAGCGTTTATGCACCATCGCCATCGATTCTCCGTGATAGGAAAATTTACTATACTCCGCTCCGAGTAAATAAGCCTCGATCGCAATATCCATACACACATTTTCAACATCCCCTTTATATAAAATCGCATCAGAAAAAAAAGGGGAAAACATATCTCTGATATTATCGGATAAATCCTTCAATGAAATTTCAATCAGTATTTTCCGTTCGAATTCAAGGCGCTTATGACGCTGGCGTTCTTTAAATACAGTAATCACGTTGTTCATTTCACCCATCCTCCTTACTCAATATGCTTTAGTTTCCATCCAGCACCCAAGAGTATACGGAGATCGAACTGGTAATTCATTCAGGTATTTAAATGAATCTTTTTAAACACAAAAAATCCCCGGCTTCGGAAAGCCAGGGATTTCGTATAAAAATTAACGCTTTGAGAACTGAGGTGCACGACGTGCTGCTTTAAGACCGTATTTTTTACGCTCTTTCATACGAGCATCTCGAGTTAGGAAGCCAGCGCGCTTAAGAGAAGCACGTGATTCCGGATCAGCTTGAAGAAGTGCACGAGCGATTCCGTGACGGATCGCGCCCGCTTGTCCAGTAAATCCACCACCGCTAACATTTACGAAGATATCATAAGTGCCTTCAGTACCAGTTTCTACTAGTGGTTGCTTAGAGATAAGCTTTAGTGTTTCAAGATCGAAATAGTCATCGATCTCACGATTGTTAATAACCATACGTCCGTTACCAGGAAGTAAACGTACGCGTGCTACAGAGTGCTTACGTCGGCCAGTGCCGTTGTATTGTACTTGTGCCATGTTAAGTCCCTCCTTTTATTATCCTCTTAGTTCGTATTTTTCAGGCTGTTGTGCCTGGTGATTGTGCTCGCTACCAGCGAATACATGAAGCTTTTTAATCATTTGGCGACCAAGGCTGTTCTTTGGAAGCATACCTTTGATTGCAAGTTCAAGCATTTGCTCAGAACGGTTAGTACGCATTTCAAGAGCAGTTCTTGATTTCAAACCACCTGGGTGTCCACTATGACGGTAGTACATCTTGTCATTAAGCTTGTTACCAGTTAGTTCGATTTTCTCAGCGTTAAGGATGATCACATGATCACCAGTGTCAACGTGAGGTGTGAAAGTTACTTTATTTTTACCGCGTAGGATCGCTGCTACTTCACTTGCTAGACGGCCAAGTGTTTGACCTTCAGCATCAACGATGTACCATTTGCGCTCGACTTCGTGGCCTTTAGCCATAAATGTTGTACGCATGAGTTTCCCTCCTAAAATCAATCCAATTTATT harbors:
- the rplM gene encoding 50S ribosomal protein L13, with the protein product MRTTFMAKGHEVERKWYIVDAEGQTLGRLASEVAAILRGKNKVTFTPHVDTGDHVIILNAEKIELTGNKLNDKMYYRHSGHPGGLKSRTALEMRTNRSEQMLELAIKGMLPKNSLGRQMIKKLHVFAGSEHNHQAQQPEKYELRG
- the rpsI gene encoding 30S ribosomal protein S9, whose translation is MAQVQYNGTGRRKHSVARVRLLPGNGRMVINNREIDDYFDLETLKLISKQPLVETGTEGTYDIFVNVSGGGFTGQAGAIRHGIARALLQADPESRASLKRAGFLTRDARMKERKKYGLKAARRAPQFSKR
- a CDS encoding DUF2521 family protein produces the protein MNNVITVFKERQRHKRLEFERKILIEISLKDLSDNIRDMFSPFFSDAILYKGDVENVCMDIAIEAYLLGAEYSKFSYHGESMAMVHKRCFALEKALIEALFDYWLFWKTSEGYEESLQIACDVFVSNWWKEGCEKGVMRRRLRLQ
- the cwlD gene encoding N-acetylmuramoyl-L-alanine amidase CwlD, with protein sequence MKKWWKRMGVAAGIIVLLLVINYKFAIDDSWDAWHLPLSGQIIVIDPGHGGPDGGAVGGNVIEKDIALTISIKLRDYLQEAGALVIMTREADNDLASEDTKGLSNRKAEDLRNRVGLINDSNNDMFVSIHLNAIPSSRWSGAQTFYNPTNEESEALSRFIQSEIKRNLENTNRLAKNMDSVYLLKEAHIPGALVEVGFLSNPTERELLKTDTYQNKVAASIYQGIIRYSTNEPVPEE